In the genome of Nocardioides marmoribigeumensis, one region contains:
- a CDS encoding DUF4031 domain-containing protein, with product MILIDPPRVPWRGRLWSHLASDTSYDELHAFARALDIPERGFDRDHYDVPQEWYDAVVAAGAHPVSSRELVSRLRAAGLRRHKRAMSDHPD from the coding sequence GTGATCCTCATCGACCCGCCACGCGTGCCGTGGCGGGGACGGCTGTGGTCGCACCTGGCCAGCGACACGTCGTACGACGAGCTGCACGCGTTCGCGCGCGCCCTCGACATCCCGGAGCGCGGGTTCGACCGCGACCACTACGACGTGCCGCAGGAGTGGTACGACGCGGTGGTCGCCGCGGGCGCGCACCCGGTGTCCTCGCGCGAGCTGGTCTCGCGGCTGCGGGCGGCCGGGCTGCGACGTCACAAGCGCGCTATGTCGGACCACCCGGACTGA
- a CDS encoding saccharopine dehydrogenase family protein — protein sequence MTSRIVLFGATGYTGELTARALARRGATTVLAGRNGAALARLAKQFGDTETAVADATDPAAVRALLQPGDVLVSTVGPFLKLGQAAVSAAAEVGAHYLDSTGEGPFIRSVFEQHGPVAERNGATLLTGFGYDFVPGNLAGALALEDAPDATGVDVCYLVRDFGTSGGTRASVVGVMLEDGYAFSGGRLRAVRPGSQVRRFEVSGRAVSGISVSGTEQLGLPASYAGLRDVGVFLAVPSRAARAFALSGLAMTPVRRIAPLRAVASGLADRLVKGSTGGPSEEQRSRTGVEVVGEASRDGRVVGRSHLRGTDPYDFTAEILAWGATTAAEGGLKATGARGPVEAFGLDALAEGCAEAGLRRV from the coding sequence GTGACCTCTCGCATCGTCCTGTTCGGAGCCACCGGCTACACCGGCGAGCTGACCGCGCGCGCCCTTGCCAGGCGCGGCGCCACGACCGTGCTCGCCGGGCGCAACGGCGCGGCCCTCGCCCGCCTGGCCAAGCAGTTCGGCGACACCGAGACCGCGGTCGCCGACGCCACCGACCCGGCGGCCGTCCGCGCGCTCCTGCAGCCCGGCGACGTGCTCGTCTCGACGGTCGGCCCGTTCCTGAAGCTCGGGCAGGCGGCGGTCTCGGCGGCGGCCGAGGTGGGCGCGCACTACCTCGACTCGACCGGCGAGGGGCCCTTCATCCGCTCGGTCTTCGAGCAGCACGGCCCGGTCGCGGAGCGCAACGGCGCGACGCTGCTCACCGGGTTCGGCTACGACTTCGTGCCCGGCAACCTCGCCGGCGCGCTGGCCCTCGAGGACGCACCGGACGCGACCGGGGTGGACGTCTGCTACCTCGTCCGCGACTTCGGCACCTCGGGCGGCACCCGCGCCTCGGTCGTCGGCGTCATGCTCGAGGACGGCTACGCCTTCAGCGGCGGCCGGCTGCGCGCCGTGCGCCCCGGGTCGCAGGTGCGTCGCTTCGAGGTCTCCGGTCGCGCGGTGAGCGGCATCTCGGTCTCCGGCACCGAGCAGCTCGGCCTCCCCGCGTCGTACGCCGGGCTGCGCGACGTCGGCGTCTTCCTCGCCGTCCCGTCGCGGGCCGCGCGCGCGTTCGCCCTCTCCGGGCTGGCGATGACGCCCGTGCGGCGCATCGCCCCCCTGCGCGCGGTGGCGAGCGGGCTGGCCGACCGGCTGGTCAAGGGCTCGACCGGCGGACCCAGCGAGGAGCAGCGGTCGCGCACCGGCGTCGAGGTGGTCGGCGAGGCGAGCCGTGACGGCCGCGTCGTCGGCCGGTCGCACCTGCGCGGCACCGACCCCTACGACTTCACCGCCGAGATCCTGGCCTGGGGCGCGACGACCGCCGCCGAGGGCGGGCTCAAGGCGACCGGCGCCCGCGGCCCCGTCGAGGCCTTCGGCCTCGACGCGCTGGCCGAGGGCTGCGCGGAGGCCGGGCTCCGGCGCGTCTGA